From one Acidobacteriota bacterium genomic stretch:
- the recO gene encoding DNA repair protein RecO — MGLHETEALVLKSYALAEADKIVVFLTRTHGIVRGVAKGAKRLTSRFGGSLEPFSVVRIEFFQSGDRELVTVKACEIVESLFDYASDPTVLGRFSYFSEILTSFTPPFDPDDRLFRMTRLCIETAAANPTAADRIVTYFELWVLRLGGYLPTWDSCSICGRTLDSSEDAALRADFRLSCGKCERVRQQSHLPAGIREILATALKYPPKGFIEMTEDREGESAALSGILKRIIGTILGKENFAAGSQK; from the coding sequence ATGGGACTTCACGAAACCGAGGCGCTGGTGTTGAAAAGCTATGCACTGGCGGAAGCGGACAAGATCGTCGTTTTTTTGACGCGGACCCACGGCATAGTGCGGGGTGTGGCAAAAGGGGCGAAACGTCTGACGAGCCGTTTCGGCGGAAGTCTCGAACCGTTCTCGGTCGTCAGAATCGAGTTCTTTCAATCGGGTGACCGCGAACTGGTTACCGTTAAGGCCTGCGAGATAGTTGAATCGTTGTTCGACTATGCGTCAGACCCGACGGTCTTGGGGAGATTCTCCTATTTCTCCGAGATCCTGACTTCCTTTACGCCGCCTTTCGATCCGGACGACAGGCTTTTCCGAATGACCCGGCTTTGCATCGAGACGGCCGCCGCGAATCCGACAGCGGCCGACCGCATCGTGACCTACTTTGAACTTTGGGTGTTGCGGCTCGGCGGGTATCTTCCAACGTGGGATTCCTGCAGCATCTGCGGGCGGACTCTGGATTCATCTGAGGATGCAGCATTGCGCGCCGATTTCAGGCTTTCGTGTGGCAAATGCGAACGCGTACGGCAACAGAGCCATCTCCCTGCGGGAATCCGGGAGATCCTGGCGACTGCGCTAAAGTATCCACCCAAAGGGTTTATCGAGATGACTGAGGATCGTGAGGGGGAGTCAGCGGCACTGTCGGGGATACTCAAGCGAATAATCGGGACGATCCTCGGAAAAGAGAATTTTGCCGCCGGGAGCCAAAAGTAG